A window of the Thermodesulforhabdus norvegica genome harbors these coding sequences:
- a CDS encoding substrate-binding domain-containing protein yields the protein MSRLGLKSFVMGIVFLFVAVTTDIVMAEEGILRMATTTSTDNTGLLDYLAPRFKEATGIELQWVAVGTGKALELGKNCDVDVLLVHAPEAEKKFVSEGYGVDRREVMYNDFVIIGPSDDPAGIAGMNPVEALKRIAAKKAIFVSRGDNSGTHKKEMSLWKEAGIEGIDRASWYVQTGQGMIATINVAAERGGYTLADRGTYITYQHNLGDKASLVILVEGDKRLFNQYSVIAVNPDHCPKVHYEKARRFIEWIVSPEIQKAIGDYRMLGKPLFVPNAGRN from the coding sequence ATGTCGAGATTGGGTCTAAAGTCCTTTGTGATGGGAATTGTCTTTCTGTTCGTTGCCGTTACGACCGATATCGTCATGGCAGAAGAGGGGATTTTGAGAATGGCAACGACTACCAGCACGGACAATACCGGCCTTCTTGACTATCTTGCGCCCAGGTTCAAAGAAGCTACCGGTATTGAGCTTCAGTGGGTTGCCGTAGGGACGGGAAAAGCGCTGGAGCTCGGAAAGAACTGCGATGTGGACGTCCTTCTCGTTCATGCCCCTGAGGCGGAGAAAAAGTTCGTCTCAGAAGGCTACGGAGTGGATCGCAGGGAGGTGATGTACAATGACTTCGTCATCATAGGCCCTTCCGACGATCCGGCGGGCATTGCCGGGATGAATCCGGTGGAGGCGCTGAAAAGAATTGCGGCGAAGAAGGCGATTTTCGTGAGCAGAGGCGATAACTCGGGTACTCATAAAAAGGAAATGAGCCTCTGGAAGGAGGCCGGTATTGAAGGAATTGATAGGGCCTCCTGGTATGTCCAGACGGGGCAGGGGATGATTGCCACGATCAACGTTGCGGCAGAAAGAGGGGGTTATACCCTGGCGGATCGAGGAACCTACATAACCTATCAGCATAACCTGGGTGATAAGGCTTCACTTGTGATACTCGTTGAAGGGGACAAACGGCTCTTTAATCAGTACAGCGTGATAGCCGTGAACCCCGATCACTGCCCAAAGGTTCACTACGAAAAAGCCCGGAGATTTATTGAATGGATAGTATCTCCCGAAATTCAGAAGGCTATAGGTGATTACAGAATGCTCGGGAAGCCTCTTTTCGTTCCCAATGCCGGTAGAAATTAG